TGCACAGACACATGCTTGGCCATGCTCTTGTTTTGGGTTATGTTGTTTTTTCTGAAGTACGCCTTGTGATGTGTCTTGTATGCACTTCATGGTCTGTAAGCATTATTTCTCGTTCTTGGATTTGATGCCTGGGGAGCTGTGCGGCTGTGCCCTTTGAATCTAAAAAGCAGAAGTTAATGATAGAACACCTTGCATACCCCTACCAAATTCATAATACAACCAATTTACCTCTTTCAAAGTATTTCATTAGGGGCAGAGAGTGAAAAATTTGCAATAACTATGTCTTGATCTCCTCAACGAGCACACACTTTGAAACACATATTACTGGAAATGGGATAGTTTTCATTAGACATTACTGACTAGATTTGCACTTAAACATAGATATGGCAAACTGGACATTAATCATATTAACATGCAGATGTTGCCTGCTGTTTACCCCTTAGTTTGAATATAAAGTGCATACTCTTTTGCTCAATTAGTTTTGAATTTTCCGCAAATATGATTTATCCATGTCTTATGAAGGGCTCACACAGTTTTATGTTATGTTTTATTTGTATGTTACTCCACTTGGGAATAGGGTCCTCCAATTATAGCAAAATGACCTTTAGAGACATTGATCTTGTTACTTGTTAGCACTTGAACATGAGGTGGATTTATGCTCATGTAACTCATAACTCAATAATTAGCTTATCTTGTTTGGCTCATGTGGCTTGAATCGAGTATTTCACATTTTACAGACCTGATTTAGCAACCAACAGGGTAGAAATCCCTCCTTTTGATACTGGTTATATTTAAAGCTCTTGGACAGTTGGACGAATGGGGGCATCACCTCAAACTATAGAAAAATGTCCTAAGATACATCAGCAGTTCAATTcaaaatatgaattttacaTATTATAAGGGGACCCTACTGCGATGATTTACTGATATCATGTTCATTAAGATATGCTTCTAGTGCCTAAGAATTGAAAGTACGTTACTATTTCAGGATGCTTTGGTGTCCTTATTAAAGGTAGAAACTAGAAAGTAAGACATTTTATATtgagtaaaatttaaaatgcaTTTTTGTGGAGTCAGGAGAAAGAACTTGTCTGTTCTTTGTTTCCTTTGATCCATCTTAACCCACTTTTGGTATAGCCAGTTTGAAATGGGCTTGAACTTAAAGCCAAACTTTAGATGCCTCTGCAGGCAACAGATGTATTTTCTCTAGTTGAGCTTAATaccatcttatcttgttctttaCAATGCTAATACCTCTAGTTACCTGACTTTCTTCAACTCATTGATTTTTTGCAGGCACATTACATGCTCGGGCTTGCACTTCTCAACAAGGACGAATTGGCCGAGGGAATAAAAGAACTAGAGAAGGTCTGATTTCACACTCAGTCACAAGtccacacacatgcacacacttgAGTAATAATGTTATGATGGTCTGATTTTGCCTTAAGCCTTTTTTttgctcctccttcctcctacAAATGCTAACACAGCCACGATGTTGATTTGGAGCACAAAATTGAATTATGATTTTAAACTGTCTTAAGAATAGTTGAACTGGCAATGCCAGCAGAAACAGGAAAATACAATTTCATACGGGATCTACTTGTTTTTTGTGCTTGTTCTTCTTGATGATGCTATTTTAGTTACAGCTCAAATTCTGCTTACGCCATTTTACTGATGATCCAATCTTTACTAACCCAGTCGTTGGAGCTTGGAAGGGGTGCACATCCAGCAAGTTACATGGTTGAAGAGATCTGGCAAGAGCTTTCTAAAGCAAAATACATAGAATGGGAAAATTTATCAAGCGAACGAGTCCGTCAATTGCATAAGCTGAAGTTTGTGAAAACCTTTTCCATACATTACTCAATCAATATGACAGAGATATAATGCCCTAATTAAATAGTGTTTTCCCTTTTCCAGGGAAGCATGTAAAGAAGCTCTTAGGAATTATAACAGCCTTGACAATCCTCCTGCATATGTCCCCGAGGAACAGCTAAATGAGCTTGAGGAAGTTTTTCGGAAAGCCAGGAAGTCTGATATTCCAACAGAAGTACAACCTGCCTTTGACACTGCTTACTTCCGTGCCCTGACTGGCTTaatctgaaaagaaaagaactatTTTATATGCAGGTTCCTGATCATCTCTGCTGCAAAATTACTCTTGATATTTTCAGAGACCCGGTGATAACCCCAAGTGGAATCACGTATGAGAGGGCGGTGATTCTTGATCATCTTCATAGGGTAATTGACAGAAGCAATAAAATGTCTTTGAATGTATTTTTGCTTTGCTTACAAAACTTACGATGAGCTTTCAAATTCGTAGGTGGGGAAGTTTGATCCTGTGACCCGTGAGACACTTGAACCACACCAACTGGTTCCTAACCTTGCCATCAAGGAAGCTGTCCATGCATTTTTGAGTGAACATGGTTGGGCTTACAGGATGAGATGACTACTTTGAATTACACCTGGGCTTGGAGCTTTGGAGGCAACATTTCAGATTGCAATATACATGTTTCGGTTAGTCAACTTAAATGTGTCATTTTGTTTAGCTTTACATATTTATTGGTGGAAAAGGTTTTACCTGGGATGGCTGTGTACAGATTCCCCTTCTCTAGCTATCCCTCCTCTCTACTCTGTTCATGTGTAATGCTTGGTATCAGATTATCACTTATCCAcagtaaaagaaaattaaagtgGCTGTCATACTCCTTGTTCTCTGATTATTGGTTTTTGGCGCACTCGACACATCTCTACTTATCTGAAAACTAGAAATGCCTGTCCGCTAAAAGACATGAAGGAAAACTGAAATCAAATCAGTAAACCGTCAGGCGCataattgtaaaaaaatttagatattGTTTTGAACACCTCTTCCTAGAATTTGTTGCTTCGTCTTCTTGGATATCGTTTTATACTTGGACGAACAGTATGAACTTAAGTATTATACCATcttcttcaaataaaatttccaCAAGATTCATCTTCTGATAATGCCATGCTTCGAGttgtattttgaaaaataacaaaacaaagaCGAACTAAAACGAAACACAGTTCTGTCACAAAAGATTACAAGTTTGTTTAGTGCGCATCAAATAATTCTTCCCTAATCTTCTCCTTGTTCATGTCATTGGTTTCTCAAGCAGTGCGGAGACCAGCTTCTTGCCGGTGTTCCATCGTAGCCTTCTGAACCCAACCCTGTCAACCATGGGCGCGAACGTCGCGTTCAGCTGCTCGCCGGGGAAGACGAAGTGGTCGAGCCAGAGCAAGCCTCCCGGCCTCAGCACCCGGTAGATGTCGAACAGCGCGAACTCCAGCATCACGCCGGCGACGTGCTCCGGCGACGTCCAGTGCACGATGTCGAGCGTGCCGTCGAAGAATGGCAGCCGGTGCGCCGGGCCGACGTGCACCGGCACGAGCCCCCGCGACGCGATCAGGCTGCCGGACGGCCCGCCGGAGTTCATGGCCGTGGTCACCACGGCCACGCCGCGCTCGCGCATCCGCGCCGCGAACGTGCCGGACACGCCGCCGATGTCCAGCCCGATGCGCACCGTGCCGTTCGGCCTCGCCGCGAGCACGCTGTCGATGGAGTAGGCgagcgcgccgtcgtcgcgcatCCACCGGCGCTTCTCCCGGCCGAGCAGGTcgaactcgccgccgccgccgccgcgcaccagGCACGAGTAGTTCTTGCACCGGTACGCGTCCCACACGACGGTGGTGTCCGGCGGGATGGCCCAGAGGCTCTTCGTCAGCGGCGCCGGCTGCACGTACCCCGCCGGCGAACGcggccggcaccgccgccgcggcagcgggTCGCAGCCGTTGAGCATGAGCTGGCGCGCCAGCTGCTCGTCGGAGGGGCACTCGCCGCCGGGCGTGTACCTCATGTACGCCTCCAGGTCGTCCTGGAAGCGGGCGCACGCGTGTCCCAGCGCCGGGAACACCGTCGCCTTGCCGGTGACGTTCCGGTGgggcgcgacggcgagctcgagctcgccggagagctCGCGAGCCCACGGCGTGCCGCCGTCCCGCCGCTcggccgccatggcggcgaggagcgtCTCGAGGAGGGAGTTGGCGGTGCCGAGGCGGGGGTGGAGGTCGGCGAGCTGGGCGTGGGTGTCGGCGAGCGCGGACTGCGTGGCGTTGAGGTCGtcgaggagcgcggcggagtCGTCCCATGCCCAGAGGCGGGCGGTGGCCGGCTtgtagcggcggaggaggaaggcgccggcgccggaggagaggaggacggaGGCGGAGTTGGTGACGACGAAGAGGAGCATCGTCAGCATGGTCGTGCCGCACCGGcagtagcgccgccgcctccccatcgCCGGCGACTTCTTGCTCTTACCGTCGCAGTACGGATCCatggcagctagctagctactggcGATCGATCTTGGGTGCAGGCAGCTAGGTAAGCTAGCTCTGCTCGATCAGTAGAGTAGAAGGAAGCAGCATATGCagtgcacaatttttttaaaaaaaactttttaaattttattttttaaaataaacgcttttaaaacttattttcaaaatttaaactttttaGCCACGCTAGCTCGTCTGATGTGATAAAATAATACTAACACATTATCTGTAGCGGGCTTGATATTTTTATTCTACCACATCAGCTCGTTGGTATGATCAAAAGATTTAGACcttcgaaataagttttggaagtattttgtttttaaaatttaaaattaaacaaataatttttttaaaaaaattgcagtgTGCAGTGGGTTGCGTAGGAGGtggaaaggaggaggaagaagcagctTCGAGATCCACCAATGCGCGTGGACACTGCACGTTGGAGTTGCTTAGCCCGCTTGCAACGTGCAAGTGGACGGAGTCTGGGCCGGCCCAAAGGTATGGACTTGGCAGGCAGTGGAATCTAAAGCCCAAAACATTTAGGCACATATGTAATCGAAAGCCCAAAGCAGCTATAGAAGCTAAGCCCATGAAATTCGTAGTATGGGCCAGCGGGCAAAGCAAGTAGGCTCAGGTAGGAGAGGGATGCATTTGGTGCgagcggtggaggtggaggtaggtggcgagcgccaccgccggccgggCCGTACGCGCCTACTTATGTACGCgtaactttttcttttcaaagttAATAATCCAATCTCTATATTCACATAAGtggatatatatagctaaatatTACACGAATGCATACGCTTTAAAACCCATAATCGagattaaaaagaaaagcaaacaaccaaaaagaaaagagtaaatttcacaaaactacatatactctagtcaaattatcacaaaactatatatttaaggtgatgtatcacaaaactacaaatctaacaataaatttatcacaaaactacagatttaaagtggagtatcgcaaaactatggatttaataacaaagttatcacaaaactgcagattttggagtttaaatccttTTGGGGATTAATTTTGTTACTTAATCTATAGTTTGCGATccaccttaaatatgtagttctttGAGAATTttagtgttaaatatgtagttttgtgatacatcaccTTAAATctacagttttgtgataatttgaccaaagcatatgtagttttgtgaaatttactcaaaagaaaatattcGAAGAGTTAGCTTCAAGTTTTACTCATCGCTTCAGATTTAGGGATATGTGGAGCCAGCTCGCTCTTCTGCCTCCAAAACTCTCTCGCTGTCATTGCAGCAACCGTAAAAGCTCCTCCGTTCGGCCATGAGACAAGGAAGAAGACGGAACTAGTCTGATCAATCACTTTGTCTCACGCCATTTGGATAATCACCTTGTCATAGCCAAGAACCGCCTTTACACCGTCCTGACAATCTATGCCACTGCAGCGCTAACGTGTCTGTCATCACCATGCCACTGTTATCATCGTATAGTGCCACCTCCACCTAATTGTTATAGCTTGTCTTATCAAAAGTCATCACCGCTACACCACCACCACATTGCACGAGAACTATCGCAATGCCCCACCATTGTTACCGCGTGCAACACACCTCACCTTTGGTGAGACGCCTAAGCTTATCTCAGCGAAGAACTGCCATCGTCACCGCGAACCACGACCTCCGTTGAGCTACCGTAGTTTATCTCACCAAAGAGTCATTACCATGCACCATGTTGTTATCCTCACATACCACAACCACGCCTCTTGTATGTAACTACGTACTACGTAAggttggttaattaattaccgcCGACGGGCGACGGTGAAGTGAGATGAAGGAGAGATCGAGATGTCAATCCATGGTATTGTAAATCCTGATTTAAATTTATCGTGTGACTCCAGAACGACTTTACGATCTGGACTAAAAAATGTGAATATTAGagaaggacctaatatcaaataaatagaatcAGAGAGATGTAAAGCTAGCCGGAAGATCCTTTGGCGTTTCTCACTTTACGATATATCTAGCCTGATTGAATTGATATGTGATTTTAGCCGGCACGTACGTAGGAcctatacgatttaatttacgAATCGAAGATATGGGATTTTAACACCAGCTTGAGCAAATTTAATTAGAGATCCACTGGGCATGCagagacgcggcggcggcggcggcccgtaTACGTATCGATGGAGTCAATTGCCTAGCTACAAgagtatgtgtatatatatattgcacgcacgcacgcacgcacgcggcggcgcgtgcggtcGATCGATCGTGCACCAATTGGACCGAGCCCCAGTCAATGCATGCTGTACGTAATTTACTCCTACGAGTGTACTAGAGATGAACTGGCCGGCCGAGTGATCGATCATCGAGAGGGATCGGAGTATGGTAGTTTTCTCTGATGAAGAAATTCGGCCGGTGATGTCGGTGACGacgtactatatatatatatatatacacacacacacgctgctagctagctagttatatatatggaaCTCCCTCCGGAtctgtactcgtaaagaaagtcgtttagaacagtatttaagtcaaatcttggaaatataaatcatgaatgaTTCTCAAGtcgttgagtttgaaaatgtaaaaattatatgaatagatttgtcttgaaaaatactttcataaaagtaaacatatatcactttttaataaataattttttttatagaaacaagaagttgaAGTTGtgtttttggagaccgtgtcgatgttttaaacgacttcctttataagtatggagggagagggagtacTATGAATTACAACTACACATTcagctagctcgatcgatcgcacAGCGCGCACGAAATCAATTCAatcaagctaattaagctagctcaTGTACATGTGTCATCATGATTATCGCGACCGCTGCATTCTGATCTATCTCCAGAAACAAAAATCAgctcatcgatcgatcacgcACACTTATATATACTGATTACTGAAATATTACTATACTAATACTAATAGCATATCCGTCCGTGCTTCGTCGATGTCTCACAGCGATGAAATTGAGAAATTAAGAGAGAGCGCGCGCCATCAGCAGGAATATAATGCGAAAGATAAACGAACTGGAATTAATCAATCGACATATATATAGATCAGAGACAGAAGCAAATATGGAATAATGCATGggtgctgctagctagctagatgcatgctggaattaatgaattaattaagATGATATCTGATCTGGTGGGGGATATGATCGATCGACCGGAGCCATGGCCGGACCGGCCGGGACCAAACAGTACAGGAGGCCGATATAACGTACATtcttcgtcgtcctcgccgccaggGCATTTCatgcggcggcacgcggcgccgCATTTAACCCTAGCCGACCTCTCTCCATCGtcacaatctctctctctctctctctctctcacacacacacagcaGAGTACTTTGCACATACTGTAGTAGTAAATAGtctcttaattaattaggaatcACTCCATAttatttgttaattaattatctacTCTTTCAGCGACTTGTATattaatactccatctgtttctaaatatttgatgtcgttaacttttttaaatatgttcgACCGTTTgtacggtgtcaaatatttagaaacagatggagtattacttaaTTGTTACTCGATCGTATGTATAAGGAGagcatatactacctccattttttaatagatgacgctgttgactttttctcacatgtttgactattcgttttattcaaaaatattatgtaaatgtataagatataaatcacacttaaagtactatgagtgataaaacaactcataacaaaataaattataattacataaatttttttaataagacgaatggtcaaacatgtgagaaaaagtcaacggcgtcatctattaaaaaaacggagggaatatatgtCACCGAACTCACTAAAATTTAGTTTGCaacgtgtgtgtgtgtatatatactctCGCAAAATTTAATTAGATGCTCGCAAAACAGATAGACCTATAGccaagcaagctagctagctctccatGCATGAACGCATGCTAAAACAACTTCTTTTTAATTACTGCATGCATCCCATgcttaatttatatattatttctgTCATCCTTAATTATATTACTTCTATATATGCCTTCGATCAGGATACACGTGTATATTTTGTCctgatttttttccttaattagTGTTACTGTAGGTAGCTAGGCAATTcaagtttaattaattttgtgtgTGTTTAATCCACTATCCACTATccgtagcatgcatgcatgccgggGCATGCATAGGAGGAAAATGTGCAAGAAAATTTGTACCAAGTTATATTAGGCAGTACATAACCTAGTTTGATACTTGTACGCATCAAATTAAAGGAGATATATACTAGCTTGCTCAAGACTGCATGAAATTAGGCAGTTCTGCAGAATAACAATTTCCTAAGTAGTTATCTTTGACTACACACTATCAGTATGCTTTCATATAGTATTTATAGTTTCTAGCTATTAATTACTTAGTTTATTTCTTCAtccccataaattatttttacacaCGTATTAATATAAGTACATTTGGGTATAACACATGCATCATCCATTCATCCTAGCTACCTCAAGATTTTTAATAATCAAGGTGTGCAACACAATGAGGGTGAGAGTTTGACCAGCACATTCGTAAATTAATGATGTTGTAGGTTCATATCATCTTTAATTTGGACCTGATCCATATATCACTCTTCACCTATGTACGTTGGTGATCTCTCTTTTACCCTTCGGACATTTACCCTTTGGACACAGATATATGTAGGACAATTTTTCAAATAACAAAATGCACTATATATATGTGACAATGCAAGTACTAACTATAGATCACAAAAATTTTCCAAATAACAAAATGCTCTATGTGTGCCAAGCTAGTACCACTAGCTAGATCACATATATACATCAACCTCTCATGGTGAAACAAGGTAACTTTCATATATTGCTCAATCAAAAAAACATTCAATACATACATTGAACTTGATagaatttaattaatttctttgcTTAGCATGCATCAATAAATTAATTCAAATTTCCCTTggataatatatattaaatacttCTCACAACTTAATTTCTGTGAAACAGAGTATATATACGCTAATTAATCCTAGGCCACCCACATATTTTTGTCGCATACGTGTCTTAACAATATCATAAGTTAGTGGCGACTATTCTTGCCGTATGGTATCCGCTTGATGAAATCAATTCGAAAGGTGCATCATGTGGAAGAAGGAACAAGAATTTACTTTCATTAATGCCTTCGATCCAGCTAGTGATTTGTATGCAACTTgctcaagagaaaaaaaaaagaatacctgTTGACGTGTTGTATAGTTTGaattatgcattttttttcaacactTGGCAAAAGAGAGTATGTACTATTATTGTTAAGATTTTATGTTCCTTTAGAAGTCTGCAAGAACaatattatttctttgcatttttcatttaaattagcATATGAAATGAAGTAAACAACATTGCTTGCttttaccataaaaaaaatacatataggAGTTTCCAGTGAATTTGACCTAATCAATTAACAAAAATTGAAACACACATTTCTCTTCCTAAAATAATGTAACATGCACATTGGCTGATAGATGCATGTATGAGAAAAATGCTGGAGATACTCGTGTGCATATGCAGCTTATACTAGCAACTCTGGTATGAGAAAATAACTTGGTGTTGATTTGAGATTAATTGTGTGAGACTACACCGCAtattcatttgattttttgttaTGAGAAATGGTGTGCAGGGTTCTCCctcgttctaaaaaaaaagatcattcaTTTAATTTGAGTTTGCTTTGTTCCAATTATAATTGAGGGCCACCTACGAGAAAGAAGTGATATATGTACATGTTCAATAAATTTGTAGTACATATAGTACTGTCTGTGGATGCATGGGAATAAACATCTTTTGATTCAATAGAAATATCGAAGTTGTAAAAAGGGTCATCCATATACTAATTAAAGAAACTCTGTATTGGTACATATATTACTTGGATGTATCATggataataatttattttcattgatCTTAATTACTAGCTTAGATCTACAGATTGTGATTTAATCTATGCCATTATTCTACCAGACATTTAGGAAGATTCATGTCAAAAGTAATGGTCCATTTATACATTGATATTAATTAAGTTTGATTGATGACTAACGTTAAAGAAATTAGCTTCACCAAGAGATCAACAAAAGGATAAGGTTAAAGAGTAGTGGACCTTCTAGCTTGTTGAAAAATACGAATCGAGTGCTAGCTAGCTCTGTCCTCGATCAGGAACTCTTGAGTGGTAACAAAGCCTTTGGAAATTCTATTGGCACCGCCAGTTTTTCTCACGCTCATTGATTCAGAACTCAATATTGTTTGGTTACGGTAACTAGTCCCTGTCAATTAGCAGGATGTTTCATGAAGGTAGTCAAATTAATATGTGTGTTTGTAGATAGATGAACTGTTCAGATCATCTATCTAGATCAGATTACACAGGTGGACTCAGGCAGCGTTCGTTTGGAGGACATTGTTGAGGGAGAAAGCACCTCGTTTTCCACACGCACGCTTCCCAagctactaaacggtgcgttttttgtaaaaaattttctatagaaaagttgctttaaaaaatcatattaatccatttttaaaatttaaaataattaatactcaattaatcatgagctaatggctcacctcgttttgcgtatcttcccaatctcctcaatccccttcttctcaaacacaccctcACTCTCTTTTACTGTTTTTCTCTCGCTTCTTTACCATACTAGATATATGCACAATACGGTCataccatatatatacatgcgcATATATACCAGCATATCATTAAAGGTTGATATATCCCAAGCTGTCAACAAGGTATAGCAGCGAACTGTTAAGAATGGCTTGTAATGCTGATGCATATTAATGCTTTTAATCTGCGTCTTGTCGAGAAACTTTGATTTTGTCTATCCATATCTTTTATagataattttaccatcctttaGAAGATACCTAGAGGtatcatattttctagtgtaaaatatggtacctctagCTACTAATTAAGTACCTCTAGTTACT
The Oryza glaberrima chromosome 8, OglaRS2, whole genome shotgun sequence DNA segment above includes these coding regions:
- the LOC127782288 gene encoding E3 ubiquitin-protein ligase CHIP, with the protein product MSPAADSAASKRQAELLKQEGNAFFKKDRISAAIDAYTGAIALCPKVAVYWTNRALCYKRRNEWVRVEEDCRTAIQLDSHSVKAHYMLGLALLNKDELAEGIKELEKSLELGRGAHPASYMVEEIWQELSKAKYIEWENLSSERVRQLHKLKEACKEALRNYNSLDNPPAYVPEEQLNELEEVFRKARKSDIPTEVPDHLCCKITLDIFRDPVITPSGITYERAVILDHLHRVGKFDPVTRETLEPHQLVPNLAIKEAVHAFLSEHGWAYRMR
- the LOC127782286 gene encoding probable methyltransferase At1g29790 → MDPYCDGKSKKSPAMGRRRRYCRCGTTMLTMLLFVVTNSASVLLSSGAGAFLLRRYKPATARLWAWDDSAALLDDLNATQSALADTHAQLADLHPRLGTANSLLETLLAAMAAERRDGGTPWARELSGELELAVAPHRNVTGKATVFPALGHACARFQDDLEAYMRYTPGGECPSDEQLARQLMLNGCDPLPRRRCRPRSPAGYVQPAPLTKSLWAIPPDTTVVWDAYRCKNYSCLVRGGGGGEFDLLGREKRRWMRDDGALAYSIDSVLAARPNGTVRIGLDIGGVSGTFAARMRERGVAVVTTAMNSGGPSGSLIASRGLVPVHVGPAHRLPFFDGTLDIVHWTSPEHVAGVMLEFALFDIYRVLRPGGLLWLDHFVFPGEQLNATFAPMVDRVGFRRLRWNTGKKLVSALLEKPMT